The window TTTCATTGTATTCCACTTCACACTTCCCATTTCATACTACTGAAGGGTGGCAATGAACCCGAATacaaaatttattattagtaGTCTTCCACCCCTCTCAAAGTTGGTGTACAGGACCAGAACAAGAAGACAGCtgcaaaatttattttattgtctGAATTGATTTGAAATAGTTCACTAACAGCATGTGACCCATCATGATGCTTCCACATTTGGGACGACATTGCTGTCCTGTAAACGATTAGAAACAGCACGTAACACGTATATTCACTGTCTGTACTACAAATGTGACGCTTTGTATGTAACGAAACTTATCTGACATGGTTCAAGCACTGCATGTGAGTCTACAGTCTCTTCTCCCGTGATATACTAGTTGGCTTCATATGGAAAAATGTCGATCTCACTATTTTAATGAGATATTCGAGAAGGCCTCGCTACCCAATGTTTTGGGGTTCGAAACGATCATTGTAACTATTCTCAATAGACACTTAATAAAGTGTCTAAGAAATTTAATGTGTCAGTGGGAGGAATTATCGTTTCTGCCAAGGGCAATAGCACAAACAAAAGAAGAGGAAAGTTTCATCGAATATTAACTAGTTGTATTATCACTAGTTGTAACATCGGGGAATATCTAGTTGGAATATTATTCAGTTTTAAATAGAGCAGACGAAAAGTTGCTGattgcaaattcattagttATAATGAATTGTAACCTACACTCAACTGGTTGTAATGCAATCCGTACATAGTGAAACGTACAGGCCACTGATGTGTAACTCTTTATCCACGTGACCCTTAATATTGGTGTACAGGTGATTTCATGACAAAAGCTGcataatttattttattgtctGAACAGATGTGACACAGTTCAATGGCATGCATTGAACTCTACAACTTCCACTGCCATGACGAAATTGTTTGCCCTGAAATGCATTGTCCAGTGATATTTTAGCACATTGTTCTTTGTTGGCGGACTATAAAAGGGCGCGGGTGCAGTAGTATATCCCTCAACAACAAAAAATTTTTCGTCCACCTTTCATTACTGCacaaatatttttcattttaaattacTTTACACTTCCCATATCATTCTACTGAAGGGTGGCAATGAACTCGTGCCTGaaatttattattagtattCTTCAACCCGCCTCTAACTTCATTTGCAGTGTCATCAATAGAGGGTTCACACAAAAATCAAGTTCTTGGCTACCAAATAGCAGCCAGTAGGTTGTATGATGTTCGAGAAGATCTCGCTAATTTAATGAGATGTTCGAGAAGGCCTCGCTACATCAATTGTTTTGGGGTTCGAATCGATCATCTTTATGTTCTCATTAGACACTTACTAAAGTGTCTAATGAAATTTTATGTGTTGGGGGAGGACTTGTTGTTTGTGCCAAGTGCAATTGcacaaacaagagaagaggaaaggttcATCAGATATTAACTAGTTGTAGTATCACTAGTTGTAATATCAGAAAATTTCTAGTTgtaatatcactagttttaactAGATAAGACGAAAAACTGTCGattgcaaattcattagttGTAATGAATTGTAACATATATATAACTAGTTGTAACTCAAAATGGTACATGGCGTAATCAaaatttgttgcattttaaataTTAGTTACCATACTTTCAAATTACTTGTCCCAACGAAGTATCATGTTCTTCTGTGAAACTGTTACTTATTATGTGGTCACGTGGAACCAAGCCGAGCCGCCAATTGTAAGTTCATTTCTGTACTGAAGGAGTACTACCTATTGAAGTGCTTCCCCAACTATCTGTAATACTTATCATTAATACAATTATAAACAAATTGTCTAAGTTTTAACATACAAGCAAATGACAAGGTGCCTGTACAAGCACATCAATAAGCGGTAACAGCTTATTAATTTCTTGTAACGTACATATGCTGGTTGCAACTTCTTGTTACACTTGAAAGGTAAGGTGACTGATGTATAACTGGGTATTCACGACCCAATTGTTGTTGGAGTACAGGTCATGATCCAATCGAATTGAACCATTATTCCATCCACACACTATACATTTGACCAAACGTTGAGTCTATTCTCTCGTTAATAAGTGGTTTCCATGGCTTCACCAACTCACCCAGGAGTACTATCCTGTGGAGAACAGCATGAAATGACACAGCAAGCAGTTGGTCAAGTTGCCAGAAGAAACCATTTACTATGCATGGTCTGAAACAGGTGCTCCGTTAAAAATTTCTACCTCTTTTTTTCTCCCACCTTTTTCTTTATCAGTAGATCCTTTCTTTCATCCAACCAAAAAGCAGTAGATATCAGCATAGTCATGCAATCCACAAACGAAGGATCTCATACAAGCTCACCATCAAATGTTCGGCAAAAAAGACGGAAAGTATCGTTGGGTCCAACAAATGCCATCAGCAAGTACGAAACACCAGACGGGAGGATTTTATATGGTACCAAACGCGAGTTCAAGAATGCTCCGCTTAACACCAACAACTCTCTGGGAAATTTAGgtcacatttttaaaaataccgTCAATAATCATCTACCGTCTGGCTATTCCGTTATGGACCATAAACCCATATGGGAGCCTGTTCGTGAGCGAAGAATGGAATTAGAGGTACTTTGTCGCTGGCATAGCCTCCGCGTCCCGAGAACAAGGTCGGCGGATCTTGTTATAGGACCACAAGCCAATGATGCAAGCGTATTACATAGACTACAGCGAGAAATTATGCAGATGGAGCGTAGGCTTCACAGGTTTCACGAGATCCAAGCCGCAAAAAGACATGGTATTGGAAAACAATTTGATGTTCAGCACATTTTAGCAGATCCCATGCTTATATCTGATCCGGACCTATCTGACTTTACTGAATCAAGCGACGATGACTTTCAAAGGTACATACCCCATTGTCTAATGCATGACGGCGTTCCCAAGTGTTGTATGGGATACAACTGATAACAAGGGATGTAGTTCAATGTTTGTTAGGGTAGCGGTAAAACTATACTCATTATAATCTCTACTCAAACAAATTGCTTACCATATTTGGATATTAATCATGCCTGTTAAACAGTCGTAACTAGTTGTAACGTAACAGTAACAGATCCCTAACTGGTTGTAACCCATTGTGTACTGTTCGTTCTTCCTTTTTGTTGCATTGTAAAACTTCATTTTAACGTTACAAATTAGTTCTCCAAGGAATCATTTTCTTATGCGCACCTATTACCAAAATGTGGTCGTGACCTGGCTTGACCATAATTTAATTAACCTAAAAACTTGTAATACCAATTGATGTGCCTGTGATATATCATGTCAATGGTGCACTAAATTCGTCAAGCGATGCAAAACAAATGGCCTAAATGATAATGTTTTATAAAAATAGCCCAATAATAATTCGAATTTATCATCATAATAAAATCAAGACAATTTAGACTTTAGATTGTGTTATCCTATATATCGTACCTTTGGCGGTGCGATCTATGCCAATAAATATGTTATTAAGGTATGCAATTGAATGTAGTAGAACGGTATACATATCACGATAACCATTCAACTGTTATGGTCGTTTTAGTGAAAAATATCCGATCACAAAAAACACGTTCAATTCTATTGTAAAATTGTTACTTCAATTTTCTACCAACTTTAtaattttctaacaattttatACAACCCAATACAAACTATTGATGACTACTAACACTAGATGCGATTACAATTGTAATCCACTTGTCTAAATTTGAAAAGAGTGAAACATCAATGGTGCCTGTATAACCTCGTCAATAAGTTGTAATAGCTTATTAACTGCTTGTAACGTACATATGCAGCATTCTCAAGTTGGGATAACCACTTAATGTCTCGTTCAAAATGTATAGTTACACATCATTCATCAACCTCATTTTGGGGGGAGGCGACGTCAACGCGTAGTTGCAATCCCTGTGTGTTATTTCTTTCCTGAAATGTGTAACGATGGCAAATCAgcaaatattattaataaaacatACGATTAATGATATACGATGTCCAAGTCTCCAATTAATAACATTACATAAATATGTGCTGTAACGATAAAAATTTGTCACCTGAGGTGATGGTGCAAATACATGATATGCATCAACATCACAGTGTGTTGAAATTGCCCCACGCTCCTCCTACATTATATAGTATAAGTAATCGACTGTCAACAAATCATTACCAGTGCCTATATTACTCACTTATAAAGTTAAATTGGACTAGACATTATAACAAAAATGATATATCAGACCATTAAAACATCTCTGACGGAGTTATGCttggaaaaaatagaaaatctgGGATGCATCCATTCTGTAGGGACACTTGCAGGAGGCCCCTGATTAGCCAAACGGTGGAccttgaaataataaaaaataatacgTTATTAAAGCGAGCATACGTTAACTACATAATTTGCATGATTTGACAGCCTTCGGGAGCTCACCgttacaattaaagaaaaaaaggtagCTCTACTACATGAACAAGAAGGTTTTATTTTAACAACTAAATGTAAGCATACCGTTTGACTTTCATCGATATCGGGAGCAACAGCATTTGGAGGGCCATTCACTGTCTGACTCATTGAATGCGTCTACAAGTTTCGTATGGGCAAAATCATTGTATGAGACAAACAAAATACGTATATCAGGAGGGATGACGGCCGTAACAACATTATCACACAATGTAACATCAATGTAACTATTTATGCTgttagaaacatccaaataaaagCAAGAGTCATGTCCATTTTATACTAACCGAAACAGAGTCAGTAGATGAACGGCATCCCATAAACATGTATTCTTCAAATGAAATCGATGTCGGCTCCGATTCTGAGACCTACAGTATTGACACGGCAATAATATTATTTCATAATGAATGTTACCTAAACTTTAGTTAATAGTATAACAATAACTTAGTTTTAGCATAAATGTTCCCCATGtaccaaaatttgatccataccGTAGTCTGTGTAGTCCTTGATAatctagattttctttttactctGTCAAATTTATCGACCCAACTTCGCATCACTCTACTTTTCTTCCCGAAACAGAGTCAGTAGATGAACGGCATCCCATAAACATGTATTCTTCAAATGAAATCGATGTCGGCTCCGATTCTGAGACCTACAGTATTGACACGGCAATAATATTATTTCATAATGAATGTTACCTAAACTTTAGTTAATAGTATAACAATAACTTAGTTTTAGCATAAATGTTCCCCATGtaccaaaatttgatccataccGTAGTCTGTGTAGTCCTTGATAatctagattttctttttactctGTCAAATTTATCGACCCAACTTCGCATCACTCTACTTTTCTTCCCACCGCCTCGTTTTTTAATGCCTCTTGCGACTACTGCCTCCCCCATTTCATttacaatttcaattttatctcgTTCCTCCATATtcagatttttttgattttgcaaaGGTTGCTCTTCGCTTTCTGAGAGGAGGAGCTCAACTCTCTTTGACAAATCGGATATGACAGTGATTGCTACTTTGCTGGTGTCCTCCGACATTGCTGCTCGAGTTGCGACCTTAATCATGGCTGGAGCGAGCTCCCGATAACGAGTTGAAATCATGACTTTAGGATCAGCCACAACTTCCTGTCCTCGCCGATCAAAACAATCTCCAGCCCGAGCTCTTTTTGTCCATCGCCTCTTAATGTATTCAGGAGGAATTATTTTTATGCCCACGGTATCAAACACCTTCAACGCGTGCCCACATAAAATGCCTTCATTCTCGTATTTTTTGCAACTACAACGTACACTTAGATCATTCCGATTGAATACTACTGTTCTTTCAGGTCCTCCATCATATCTCATGACCGCAAACTCCACAAACATCGCTGCATCTTGTTGTCTCAATATAACCATAGCTGTTGACTCGCCATATTCATTTTGGAATGCAACAAATACGGTTGGTGAATACGTCTCTGATGCATGCACAAGCATAGGTGTTTGCCTTAACCCTACCATGGGGAGCTTTTGCCTCATTTCATATTCTGCGATCAGTTCATTATGTCTCTTTTCATCAACCACCCGATTGAAATGTCTAAAGAACTGCACAAGGTCATGATccagtttcaaatgatttttaattGCTGCATTTAGGCTTTCGCTGAGTTGGGTGCTTCGCATTCCCGCGGtccatctttctttcatcaTGCACCTTGCCCATTTATCACGAATTTTGTACAACCCCGAGAgccattcattattttcaagatTGTGTTTTTTCACCATCGCCTCCCACACCCTATTGAATTGTTCCACTTCTTCAAACTCATACATGCAGGCACCAAACATGTATGGAAGATCACTATTTTCCTTGTAGTGATTGCCAAGATGTTTCATAAAATTACGCCTTATGTGAAACGTACATAGACCGTGAAATGTTTCAGGCATGACAATTGAAAGAGCGGCTGCCATGGCGTGATCTTGGTCGGTTAGTATGGTACTTGGATGTTTTCCGCACATTGCTTCTAAAAATGTACCAAACACCCATTTGAAAGAATCTATCGTCTCATCATACATAAGGGCAGCACCGAATATCACAATTTGCCTATGCTGGTTAAAACCCACAAATACTCCAAGTGGCCggtattctttatttgttttgtaggttGTGTCGAATGTGACTACGTCTCCAAAAAAGTTGTAGTCAATTAACATTCCTGCATCAGCCCAAAAGATATTCGTTATCTGCTCTTCACAGTCCAGCTGTACGGCATGAAAAAAGGATGGATTCTCGAGTGTTTGCTCTTGAAAATAATTCAGCATGCTACCTGCTTCTCCATATTTCAAGCTCCTTTCCCGTCTCGTTCGAAGATATCGTTTAAGATCATCCCGAGTATATCCCACATTACCCATTCCACCTGCTTCCGTTCCCATAAGCTCATGGCTCTGTTTCAATGAAAGCCCAGCATCCTCGCTTATTTCAGCTTGGAATCCTTGAGCCACACTCACTTTTCTTTGTGATGGCATCATGTGAGCACATTGAGCAATGTGCAACTCATGATTATGCTCTAAGACAAGGTCATGCACACGGTACTTCATTGTCCCTCTAAACAACACGATAACCATCTTAGCTCCACACCCTGTTTTC is drawn from Coffea eugenioides isolate CCC68of unplaced genomic scaffold, Ceug_1.0 ScVebR1_2398;HRSCAF=3420, whole genome shotgun sequence and contains these coding sequences:
- the LOC113756524 gene encoding protein FAR1-RELATED SEQUENCE 5-like, giving the protein MDYSKLTENGTPELGMEFNSEEDAYKFYNKYAFKMGFSVRKDYLNKDKDGVTTSRRYSCCKEGVKRKYEGDVMPKRTRAPMKTGCGAKMVIVLFRGTMKYRVHDLVLEHNHELHIAQCAHMMPSQRKVSVAQGFQAEISEDAGLSLKQSHELMGTEAGGMGNVGYTRDDLKRYLRTRRERSLKYGEAGSMLNYFQEQTLENPSFFHAVQLDCEEQITNIFWADAGMLIDYNFFGDVVTFDTTYKTNKEYRPLGVFVGFNQHRQIVIFGAALMYDETIDSFKWVFGTFLEAMCGKHPSTILTDQDHAMAAALSIVMPETFHGLCTFHIRRNFMKHLGNHYKENSDLPYMFGACMYEFEEVEQFNRVWEAMVKKHNLENNEWLSGLYKIRDKWARCMMKERWTAGMRSTQLSESLNAAIKNHLKLDHDLVQFFRHFNRVVDEKRHNELIAEYEMRQKLPMVGLRQTPMLVHASETYSPTVFVAFQNEYGESTAMVILRQQDAAMFVEFAVMRYDGGPERTVVFNRNDLSVRCSCKKYENEGILCGHALKVFDTVGIKIIPPEYIKRRWTKRARAGDCFDRRGQEVVADPKVMISTRYRELAPAMIKVATRAAMSEDTSKVAITVISDLSKRVELLLSESEEQPLQNQKNLNMEERDKIEIVNEMGEAVVARGIKKRGGGKKSRVMRSWVDKFDRVKRKSRLSRTTQTTVSESEPTSISFEEYMFMGCRSSTDSVSGRKVSESEPTSISFEEYMFMGCRSSTDSVSTHSMSQTVNGPPNAVAPDIDESQTVHRLANQGPPASVPTEWMHPRFSIFSKHNSVRDVLMEERGAISTHCDVDAYHVFAPSPQERNNTQGLQLRVDVASPQNEVDE